From Nicotiana tabacum cultivar K326 chromosome 22, ASM71507v2, whole genome shotgun sequence, one genomic window encodes:
- the LOC142175948 gene encoding uncharacterized protein LOC142175948 — MNGAVEAANKNIKRILQKIVNNHRQWHGKLSFTLLGYRTTMRTSIRATPYMLVYGTEVVIPAEVKKPSLRVIQEAKLDNTGWIRVRKDQLMLIDEKRMDTVCHDRLYQNRMASAFNKKVKLW; from the coding sequence atgaatggagcagttgaagcagccaataaaaacatcaaaaggATCTTGCAAAAGATAGTGAACAATCACAGGCAATGgcatgggaaattatccttcacCTTGTTGGGTTATCGGACCACTATGAGAACATCCATTAGGGCAACAccatacatgttggtatatggcactgaagttgTGATACCCGCAGAGGTCAAGAAACCATCCTTGAGGGTCATTCAAGAAGCCAAGTTAGACAACACAGGATGGATACGAGTCAGGAAGGATCAACTCATGCTCATTGATGAAAAGAGAATGGACACAGTATGCCACGATCGGCTGTATCAAAATAGAATGGCCAGTGCATTCAACAAAAAGGTGAAACTTTGGTAA
- the LOC142175949 gene encoding uncharacterized protein LOC142175949, producing the protein MAEYEACILGIRMAVDMNIKELLVIGDLDLLIHQVQGEWTTQNVKILLYLHCVKALCKKFTKIEFKHIPRIQNEFVDTLTTLSSMIEHPDKNYIDPIEIEVRDQHAYCFHVDEEPDGKPWYYDIKRFLEAREYPENATTDQKQALRRLENNFFLNGEVLYRRTKYLGLLRCVDAAEATRLLKEIHA; encoded by the coding sequence atggctgaatatgaagcatGCATCCTCGGGATTAGGATGGCAGTTGACATGAACATCAAGGAGCTTTTGGTCATAGGAGATTTGGATCTGCTAATACATCAAGTCCAAGGTGAATGGACTACCCAGAATGTCAAGATCCTTCTATACCTGCATTGCGTGAAAGCGCTATGCAAGAAATTCACCAAGATTGAGTTCAAACACATTCCCAGAATCCAGAACGAGTTTGTCGACACTCTCACAACCTTGTCATCCATGATCgagcatccagataagaattacatCGACCCCATTGAGATAGAGGTTCGGGATCAGCATGCATATTGTTTCCATGTAGACGAGGAGCCAGATGGTAAGCCATGGTACTACGACATCAAAAGGTTCCTTGAAGCAAGAGAATACCCAGAGAATGCCACCACTGATCAGAAGCAAGCACTCAGAAGGCTAGAAAATAACTTTTTCCTCAACGGGGAAGTCCTGTACAGGAGGACCAAATATTTGGGTTTGTTGAGGTGTGTAGATGCCGCCGAAGCAACTAGATTACTAAAAGAAATACATGCATGA